A segment of the Aureliella helgolandensis genome:
GAATCAATACCGAGAGCAACCACTGCCGTCTGGTCTGAGCTTAGCCGGATACCATCGAGCATCAGAATGCACCACGTATGCCCCGACAGATCACGGCTGCGTAGCTCGTCGATCAATCGTGTTCCCGCCTCTTGCCATAGACGCGAGACGCTCGAGCGGCTTACGCCTGGCGACTTCGGCTTCACCACAGACATCTGACGAGTGCTTACCCCAGACATCAACGCTTGAATTACAGCCTTCTCCAGCTGCTCAGGATCGTTGGCGGCAGCGTAGCTGATCAGCTCCACTTCGCGGCTTCCCCCCGCCTCCTGACGCTCGCGAACTCGCGGACGCGTCACCGACTCCCGTTCACCTTCGACCAAGATGCGTCCCGCGGCGCTACCAGCTCGATAGGTCCGACAATCGCTCGGGGCGTGCTTTGGGCCGCACAGTTCAGCCACTTCGGCAGCCATTACCTCACAGGCCATCTTCACGATCGAGCCCCGTAAGAATTCGCGAAACACTTCGCCAACTTCAGCGTTCGAAACTTGCCCAAGCTCGCGCAACAAACTAGATTCAGTCATGGTGGTCTCCCCGTCGGCGGTAACCGACGTAAATTGGAAAATGCAGAAGGCAATATATTGCCTTCTGGGAGACCACCTTTCAACTTTTAACAACGATTCGGACGCTTCCAGACTTGGGACGCGAGTTCGACGCGAGAACTCGAGATGCTCTTGAACCGGCAGGTTGCCAAGCGTCACGAACTTGGTCGTTGAGATCAGGAGCTTAGCCAGCCCTTACGTTGAAAGTACCAAACCATTGCCAGTGTCGTGGCGGTCATTACAGCCAGTGCGAAGGGGTAACCGTACGTCCAATTGAGTTCCGGCATGTTGAGCGTAGAAACATTCGTGTTGAAGTTCATGCCGTACAGGCCTGCCACGAACGTCAGGGGGATAAACAGCGTCGCAATGATGGTCAAGAACTTCATGATCTGGTTCATGCGGTTGCTGACGACCGTCAAATAGTAGTCCCGCAAGTCCGCACATAGTTCACGATCGGTTTCAATCACATCGATAATCTGCACCGTGTGGTCGTAGCAGTCTCGCAGGTACAAATCCGTTTCGTCGGATATCAGATCCCCCGAATCTCGGATCAACGTGTTGATCGCATCACGGAGTGGCCAAATAGCCCGCCGGATCATTCGCAACTCAGACCGCACGTTGTGGATGCGATGAATCAAATCTTGCTCGCAACTGGCCGAGATCAAGTCGTCCAGAGAATCCAGGCTTTCGCCGTGCTTTTCCAGGGCTGGAAAGAACTCGTCGATGACGGCATCCAATAGCGTGTATAGCAGATAGTCAGCGCCCGACTCTCGGATGCGTCCTCGGTTCGTGCGGATGCGCCTGTGGACCTCGTCGAAACATTCAACACCGCGTTCCCGAAAGGTAATGACGAAGTTGCGGCCTAGAAACATCGCGACTTGACGCATGTCGAGCGCGTCTACATCGGAGTCGGCTTCTGTCCTACCGTCCACTTCCGAATGAGAGCGAGCGATCACAAACAGGTAGTCCCCATACATTTCAACCTTGGGCCGCTGGTGGACGTTGACGACGTCTTCGAGCGCAAGCGGATGCAATTTAAATATTTTTCCAACTTGTTCAATCACGTCTGCGTCGCCCAAACCATCGATGTCCAACCAAGTCACTGGCGATTTTGCAATCTGATGGACCAAATCGCCGATTTCCGGGACTTCAATGTCACGCAGCTGCTCGCGGGGTTGCTCCGCTCGATCGTCGACCGCTCGCGGAACGGAACCGTATTGCATCAACCGAATCTTCGGTTTTGCACTGTAGGCTTGTGGCTGGATGGTTCCTGGAAGTTGGGCCGTTCCGGCGGGACGATGAAATCGGCGTCTCCGACGATGGGACAGCTTGAGTCCGTGCGAGTGTCTTTTGCTCAAGGAATTCGCCTGATGGTGTGGAAATGCACTGGCCAGTCGGCCGTTTCGGGGATGGGCGTCCTCGTAACCACGATTCTTCCCACGCAAAGGCACGTTCCCCAACGCACCAGTATCCTTACGAAGCTTGTCGGTTGCCGCAAGTACGCCAACCGCGAGGGGCTAGCTGGTTCTGCCCGTAGGCCATTGGTACTTGGCTTCCAATCCTGGGCTCAACGTTCTGAACTGACTCGGTAACGTCGCAATTCGTGGCCAACTGCTGCCCCCGATCCTGAATTGCGTAACGCCAGACTCGTTGCATTGCCGCTTGTTGATAAACTTAACCGCGGAGTAAGCCAGCCTGCAGAGAGTTGACTTCAGCCGTGCGATTCGGGGGGCATTGATGGACGGCAGTTGAATGGGCTTCGCAGTCAACAACTCGAGTTGTTGGGGTTGTACGGTGGAGGCGTTTTGCGAGCCGCGCCTGCTGAGGGGTGCGCCTCATCGACACACCGCGAGCCATAGGGGCACACTCGCCATGAGCGGCAGGAGATCCGGGAGGGGGTGCAGTAAAAATTCAGCTTGGGGCTCGCAAAATACATGTTGACATATCGCGACCTGCCGATAAGTTGTTAGTGAGGGGAGCGGGGGAATGGAACGCTGTTCATGAAAATGGAAAAGCCTCGCAAGGGAGCATGCACCGCCAGCGGTTTGCTAAAGACTGCCGGGTGTTGGGCAGTGCCCACTCACGTTGTTCATCAGCGGATCGTGCCGTGGCTGCGGCACGGTACATGAATTGCCTGTGGCTTGCACTATTGGACACGCGGGGTGGCGTCGACCGTGCTACTGGTGAAAGACAGCACGAGATGCATGGCCTGAGGGGCTTCCCTGGAAGCGTGAGCTGAGCACGATGCGCGAACTGCGGTAGAACGCGAGTTGGAACGGTCATGGGGAACCCCGGCGAGTTGCAAACCCCTTGGAACTGGCTGAATTGGCATGAATTTTAGAACAAATAGGAACGGAAGTATGAATCGTCCACTCTCCCCGAGGTCGGCTTGGGTCGCATGTCTATCGGCCGCAGTGCTGAGTTTGGGGTGCCAGCGTGATGGCGTCGCGCCTCCTGCTCAATCGCAGTCCGACGTGATTGGCGAAGTCGCAATTGTTGCGGATTCTGAGCCGACGGAACTGCAACGCACCGAGTTGTTGGCTGCGAAGGACGCATTGTTTCAGCAGCTGTCTGATAAACTGAGGCAGGCGATGTCGCAAGGGCCCGCCCAAGCGATCGTGGTTTGCCAACAGGAGGCCTCGAAAATTGCGATGGCTGTGGGGGAGGAGCAGGGCGTGGAGATCGGACGCGTTGGGGTTCGACTTCGAAATCCTAGCAATACCGGACCTGAGTGGGCCGCACCCATGATTGCGTCCCAAAGAGATACACCATTTTTCGCAAACCTAAGCAATGGTAACGTTGCAGCGCTGCTTCCCATCAAGCTGCAACCGCAGTGTTTAATGTGTCACGGCCCCAAGGAACAAATTGCTCCCATCATTCGCGACCAACTCACCAAACTCTATCCCGACGATGAAGCCACCGGCTTTCAGGAAGGCGAGTTGCGAGGTTGGTTCTGGATCGAAAAACCATCGAGTTGATCCTTCGCAATCGCGACGCACACTCGTCTCGGAGGTGTGCTACAGCTGCTCGCCACGCGGGCCCATATTACACTCATCAAGGACAGGTACGCATGAAGGCGTTTTACACTTTTATTGCCGCTCTATCGCTCATCTGCGTTTCCAGCACTCCTGCAAACGCTCAATTTGGAAGCTTGTTTGGTAGCGGCCCTAAAGTCGAAACGATCGATACTCGCTCGCTGTCCGAGTTGCTCAGTCAGCATCAGAAGCTCATCAAAGAAGCAGAACAGACTGGCAAGGATGTTCCGGATGCCAAGTTCGTTGTGGTCGATGTTCGTTTGGAACAAGAAATCAACGTATCGATCATTCCAGGCGCAATCACAAAGACTCAGTACGAACAGGACTCCGAACGGTACCGAGGTTGGCTGGTAATTCCCTACTGCACCGTGGGCGTACGCAGCGGAGCGTACGCGAAAGAATTGGCGAGTAAGAACATCACAGTCAAGAACTACAAAGGCAGCATCTTAAAGTGGGTTGAAGCTGGCCTGCCGCTGGTTACGCTCGAGGGGAAACCGACCCGTCGCGTTCACACTTACAGCGATCGCTATCGAATTCCTGCCAACTACGAGCAGGTGACGCGGTGAGTTGCGATGATAGCGGCCCGCGTAGAAAGAGAATCGTTCTACTGGGAATTGGACATACGAACGCACATGTGCTCAAGGAGTGGGCGAGTGCGCCGATTCCGAATTGCGACCTAGTCTGTGTCAGCAACTACCCAACGGCGACCTACTCCGGGATGCTGCCTGGTACGCTGGGCAGCCAATTTAGCGATGACGAGATGCGCATCGATTTGCGCTCGCTCGCCGAGCAGGGGGGCGCGGAATTGGTGCTCGCCGAAACCAGTGGCATCAGCTTGCCGTCCGGTGAGATTCTGTTCAGCGATCGTGCACCGATCAAGTTCGACGCACTTTCGATTGGCGTTGGCTCGATGCCGGTCGGTTGGGAGCAGCATTCCGCATCGCCACTGCTGGTCCCCATCAAACCGATGCAGACGTTTCTGGAACGCTTAAATACGCGATTGACGCATTGCTCGAGTGCAAAGAAAACGCCTCTACGCGTCGCCATTGTCGGTGGTGGCGTGGCGAGTGTCGAGATTGCCTTTTGTTTGCTCCAACAATGCCGCCGACGGGAGCGCGCTGGAGAGTTTTCCATTGAGATATTTACGAGTAGTGAATCGGTGTGCGAAGGAATGCACTCACGCAGCATTGGCCGCATTCAGCGGTTGTTGACGTCGCGTGGCATTGGCATCACGGCGGGCCAGCGAGTTACGAAGGTTGACGACAGCGGGCTCACAACCGAAGACGGAAGTCGTCATGCAGTGGATGCCGTCATTTGGGCTACGGGAGCCGCCGCCCCCCCAGTACTGGCGAAGTTGGCGTTGCAGACGGATGAACGAGGGTTTATCGCTACCGGTAAGACCTTGCAATCATTGTCCGATCCACGCATCTTTGCCGTAGGTGATTCGGGCACCATGATCGAATCTCCCTGCCCCAAAGCGGGCGTCTACGCGGTGCGCCAGTGTCCGATACTCTCGCACAACCTCCGCGCCTACCTTGGTGGAGGAGACTTGCGTGATTTCGTTCCGCAAGGCTCATTTTTGAAAATCCTGAATACTGGCGATGGCAAGGCATTCCTCGAATACGGCTGGCTGAGCGCCCATGCCCGCTGGTGTTGGACGTTGAAGACATGGATTGACCGCAAATTTGTTCAAGAGTTCCGAACCGAGTCCTGAGAACTACAGACGCAACGCATCGTAGTCAAAAACGCATCGTGGTCAAATAGGAGCATGTCCAGCCAAACTTAGAGAGTGTTGAGCGACAAAGTTCAACCGCTGTTCGAGAAAATCGGAGACGGTGGCTGTGAACCCCAAAACACTTGACGAAGCGCGGCATGGTTGCTGCACCACGGCAGGGTGGATTGATCAGGACGCGAACAAACTCACAATCAGGCTAACGTTCGGCAACCAGCCGAGGGGCCTAGTTCAATAAACGGAAGGGGGAGGCAATGAATCTCCAGAAACTAAAACAGTGGTCGCGTGTCTTATTGCGAATCTCGCTGGTTGGCATCAGCCTGGTTGCGTTGGTTGTGACCATCGGGTGGCTGTCTGGCCTCTTCGAACAGAAGACGAAACCTGGTCATAGTGACCGAGCGGTGCGACGGCTAGCGGGCGAGCCGACGGATATCGTACATGAGATCGAAAAGGCCACGATCGAAGAGGCGATTGGGACGCTAAAAGCTTCCAGCCGAACTGTGGTATCTACCAAAATCATGGCGACGATCAACGCGATTGCCGTCAATGCGGGAGATGAGGTTAGCGAGGGGCAAGTACTGATTCAGCTCGACGACAAAGAATACCAATCGCGTCTGGACCAAGCAAAACGCTCATTGGACGCTGCCGTTGCCAATCGTGAACAAGCCGAGAAGCAATTCCTGAGGATCGAAGCGCTCAGCAAGCAGAGTGTGACTTCTCAATCGGACTTCGATGAAGCATCGCGAGATGTTCAGGTGACGATTGCCGACGAGTCCCGTGCTAAACAAGCGGTATTGGAACTGGAAACGATGCTCTCTTATACCACCATCAAGGCAGCAAAGAAGGGACGGATCGTGGATCGCAGTGCTGAACCCGGCGATGTGGCCACGCCCGGCGTGCCCATTTTAACCCTGTATGACGCCACATCGTTGCGTTTGGAGGCTCCCGTGATGGAGCAGCTGGCGGTCAAACTGAGGATTGGCGACAAATTGACCGTTCTCGTTGACGCACTTGGCCGGGAGTATACCGCCACGGTCGATGAGATAGTACCTCAAGCCGATGCCCCCAGCCGCTCGTTCTTGGTCAAGGCGTCCCTGCCCAAATCGGAGGATCTGTACGAAGGCATGTTTGGGAGATTGTTGATTCCGGCTGGGGAGCGTCGTCACTTGTGCCTCAACACCTCTGCAGTGATCAATGTTGGACAACTTGACTTCGTGGATGTCGTGCTACCTGATGGCAACATCGAACGGCGGCTGATCAAAATTGGCCAGTTGGGAATGCCAGGACGCCAGGAAGTGCTCAGCGGAGTGGACGCTGGCGAGCGTGTATTGATTCAGCATGAAGGGGCAGCCGATGTCCGATAGTACCCATCAAGACGAAGCCGACATACCACTCATGACGCGAATCGTTGAAGTCTTCTTGCGAGGCGACATCGCGGTGCTACTGATCTTCATTTCGCTGATGTTGGGGGCGGCTGCCCTAGTGCTGACACCACGCGAGGAAGAACCGCAAATCGTGGTCCCCATGGCCGACTTGTTCGCGTCGGCTCCGGGATTATCGGCTGAGGAAGTGGAACGGCAAGTCACCGATCGCCTTGAGAAACTACTTTACCAAATCGATGGTGTCGAATTCGTCTATTCAACGTCGCAGCCGGGACAGTGCGTCGTGACCGTGCGATTCTATGTAGGGGAAGATCGCGAAGACTCGCTCGTCAAAATTTACAACAAAATCAATTCCTCGGTCGATCAAATTCCACCCGTGGTCGAGTCTTGGGCAGTCAAACCGATCGAAGTCGATGATGTTCCAATTGTGATTGCGACTTTGTGGTCCGACCAGCCACAGCGATACGGCGACCATCACTTGCGGCGGATAGCTGAGGAAGTGCAGCATGAATTGCAAGCGATCCCCAATACCAATCGGGTCGAATTCGTGGGGGGACGCCCCCGACGAATCATCGTGAACTTGGACGCTCAGCGATTGGCCGCTCATGCGACATCGCCTTTGCAAGTCGCGCGGGCGCTTCAAGTCAGCAACGTGACAGCTCGCAATGGAAGCTTTGAGCAACAGAATACGCAGTTTAATGTGGAAACCGGTACGTTCATCCGAGGCGTCGACGATCTCAACGAAACGGTGGTAAACGTGGCCGGCGGACGCCCCGTGTACTTGAAGAACGTTGCCACCGTCGTGGATGGTCCGGCAGAACCAGATAACTACAGTTGGATCGGGTTCGGATTGGCGGATGTCGAGCACGGTGATGAGACTGGCGTTTTCCCGGCGGTTCAGATTTCGATCGCGAAGCGCAAAGGCGCTAACGCTGTGAACGTCGCCAAAGCCGTAGAAGCCAAGCTGGAGGAACTGAGTGCCTCCCACTTGCCCGTTGGCGTTCACTTTAGGATCACTCGTGATTATGGCGAAACCGCGAACGAGAAAGTCAACGAACTGATCGAAGGCCTGGTTGTGGCAGTGCTGACCGTTGTCGGTCTGATCGGCCTGACGATGGGCTGGCGTCCGGCGTTGGTGATCGCACTCGCCATTCCAGTGTGCTACAGCCTGACATTGTTTATTAATTTGATGGTCGGCTATTCAATCAATCGCGTGACGATGTTCGCGTTGATTCTATCCCTCGGCTTACTCGTCGACGACCCGATCACTGACGTGGAAAACATCGCCCGCTATTTTACCATGAAGATCTTTCCGCCCAGGAAGTCGGTATTGCGTGCCGTCCAGGAAGTGCGGCCAGCGTTGATCCTGTCGACGCTGGCAATCATTGTCAGCTTCCTGCCATTAGCATTTATCACTGGAATGATGGGACCGTACATGGCCCCTATGGCGCTCAACGTGCCACTCACGGTGACAGTGTCGACGCTTGTGGCATTCCTGATTACGCCGTGGCTGGCGATGGTCTCCTTGAAACAGATTAGTGACTCACCCGGCGAAGAAAAATCATACGATTTGACCAAGAGCTTTCTATATCGCGCGGCACGCTGGTCGTTGACCCCGATTTTGAAAGGCCGTCTTGCGGCTTGGAGTGTGCTGATTCTGATCGCTGGCTTGTTCTTTGCCGCACTGATCCCTCCAGTCA
Coding sequences within it:
- a CDS encoding FAD-dependent oxidoreductase, with product MSCDDSGPRRKRIVLLGIGHTNAHVLKEWASAPIPNCDLVCVSNYPTATYSGMLPGTLGSQFSDDEMRIDLRSLAEQGGAELVLAETSGISLPSGEILFSDRAPIKFDALSIGVGSMPVGWEQHSASPLLVPIKPMQTFLERLNTRLTHCSSAKKTPLRVAIVGGGVASVEIAFCLLQQCRRRERAGEFSIEIFTSSESVCEGMHSRSIGRIQRLLTSRGIGITAGQRVTKVDDSGLTTEDGSRHAVDAVIWATGAAAPPVLAKLALQTDERGFIATGKTLQSLSDPRIFAVGDSGTMIESPCPKAGVYAVRQCPILSHNLRAYLGGGDLRDFVPQGSFLKILNTGDGKAFLEYGWLSAHARWCWTLKTWIDRKFVQEFRTES
- a CDS encoding rhodanese-like domain-containing protein encodes the protein MKAFYTFIAALSLICVSSTPANAQFGSLFGSGPKVETIDTRSLSELLSQHQKLIKEAEQTGKDVPDAKFVVVDVRLEQEINVSIIPGAITKTQYEQDSERYRGWLVIPYCTVGVRSGAYAKELASKNITVKNYKGSILKWVEAGLPLVTLEGKPTRRVHTYSDRYRIPANYEQVTR
- the corA gene encoding magnesium/cobalt transporter CorA, yielding MSKRHSHGLKLSHRRRRRFHRPAGTAQLPGTIQPQAYSAKPKIRLMQYGSVPRAVDDRAEQPREQLRDIEVPEIGDLVHQIAKSPVTWLDIDGLGDADVIEQVGKIFKLHPLALEDVVNVHQRPKVEMYGDYLFVIARSHSEVDGRTEADSDVDALDMRQVAMFLGRNFVITFRERGVECFDEVHRRIRTNRGRIRESGADYLLYTLLDAVIDEFFPALEKHGESLDSLDDLISASCEQDLIHRIHNVRSELRMIRRAIWPLRDAINTLIRDSGDLISDETDLYLRDCYDHTVQIIDVIETDRELCADLRDYYLTVVSNRMNQIMKFLTIIATLFIPLTFVAGLYGMNFNTNVSTLNMPELNWTYGYPFALAVMTATTLAMVWYFQRKGWLSS
- a CDS encoding c-type heme family protein yields the protein MNRPLSPRSAWVACLSAAVLSLGCQRDGVAPPAQSQSDVIGEVAIVADSEPTELQRTELLAAKDALFQQLSDKLRQAMSQGPAQAIVVCQQEASKIAMAVGEEQGVEIGRVGVRLRNPSNTGPEWAAPMIASQRDTPFFANLSNGNVAALLPIKLQPQCLMCHGPKEQIAPIIRDQLTKLYPDDEATGFQEGELRGWFWIEKPSS
- a CDS encoding efflux RND transporter periplasmic adaptor subunit, which codes for MNLQKLKQWSRVLLRISLVGISLVALVVTIGWLSGLFEQKTKPGHSDRAVRRLAGEPTDIVHEIEKATIEEAIGTLKASSRTVVSTKIMATINAIAVNAGDEVSEGQVLIQLDDKEYQSRLDQAKRSLDAAVANREQAEKQFLRIEALSKQSVTSQSDFDEASRDVQVTIADESRAKQAVLELETMLSYTTIKAAKKGRIVDRSAEPGDVATPGVPILTLYDATSLRLEAPVMEQLAVKLRIGDKLTVLVDALGREYTATVDEIVPQADAPSRSFLVKASLPKSEDLYEGMFGRLLIPAGERRHLCLNTSAVINVGQLDFVDVVLPDGNIERRLIKIGQLGMPGRQEVLSGVDAGERVLIQHEGAADVR
- a CDS encoding efflux RND transporter permease subunit, translated to MSDSTHQDEADIPLMTRIVEVFLRGDIAVLLIFISLMLGAAALVLTPREEEPQIVVPMADLFASAPGLSAEEVERQVTDRLEKLLYQIDGVEFVYSTSQPGQCVVTVRFYVGEDREDSLVKIYNKINSSVDQIPPVVESWAVKPIEVDDVPIVIATLWSDQPQRYGDHHLRRIAEEVQHELQAIPNTNRVEFVGGRPRRIIVNLDAQRLAAHATSPLQVARALQVSNVTARNGSFEQQNTQFNVETGTFIRGVDDLNETVVNVAGGRPVYLKNVATVVDGPAEPDNYSWIGFGLADVEHGDETGVFPAVQISIAKRKGANAVNVAKAVEAKLEELSASHLPVGVHFRITRDYGETANEKVNELIEGLVVAVLTVVGLIGLTMGWRPALVIALAIPVCYSLTLFINLMVGYSINRVTMFALILSLGLLVDDPITDVENIARYFTMKIFPPRKSVLRAVQEVRPALILSTLAIIVSFLPLAFITGMMGPYMAPMALNVPLTVTVSTLVAFLITPWLAMVSLKQISDSPGEEKSYDLTKSFLYRAARWSLTPILKGRLAAWSVLILIAGLFFAALIPPVMRWVPVKMLPYDNKNEFQIVVDMPEGTTLERTDVVSRRLGEYLGGLSEVKDYQIIVGKSSPMDFNGLVRHYFLRQGTNVADIRVNLLAKEKREQQSHEILLRIRDDITAFAESMDANIKLVEVPPGPPVLSTITAEVYGPADGNYGTQIAAAHAVMERLSHEPGVVDLDVSAENDQVRFVFETDKPKAALSGISTQTIAETVRTALSGNKATVLHLPGEVEPLWIELRLPRASRSALDDLEEVYVQGESGQMVQLGALGSFRETIEDKSIYHKNLQRVVYVYAEVAGRPPADAIVDMQWDQTTADERAVAGSPDADDAGLGRELSDRSWLSPGGGLPWSVPDGYRVEWAGEGEWDITLDVFRDLGLAFGAALLGIFVVLMFQTGSRTLPVLIMSAIPLSMIGIMPGFWGLNALMNQPVGGHPNPVFITATAMIGMIALAGIVVRNSVVLIDFIHLAQSEGHDLRESIIRSVAIRTRPILLTAGTTLLANWVITLDPVFSGLAWAIIFGIVTSTFFTLIVIPAAYWILYQTSEQQVEKA